Proteins from a genomic interval of Papaver somniferum cultivar HN1 chromosome 4, ASM357369v1, whole genome shotgun sequence:
- the LOC113276113 gene encoding uncharacterized protein LOC113276113: MMMLIMRILLFMTALVLLQREVAEALAEKQEQQANLPPRGWNSYDSFSWIISEEEFLQNAEIVSQRLLTHGYQYVVVDYLWYRRKVPGAYTNSLGFDVIDEWGRMIPDPERWPSSKGGKGFSEVAKKVHAMGLKFGIHVMRGISTQAVNANTLILDTIKGGAYEESGRNWRATDIGLKERTCAWMSQGFMSVDTKLGAGRAFLRSLYQQYAEWDVDFVKNDCVFGDDLNLDEIRVVSEVLEELNRPILYSLSPGTSVTPTMAKDVSNLVNMYRITGDDWDKWEDVAAHFNVTRDFSAAKMVGAQGLKGKSWPDLDMLPLGWLTDPGSNEGPHRISALTLDEQRTQMTLWSMAKSPLMFGGDLRKLDKTTYDLITEPTLLEINSFSTINVQYPYITSSNEPDMVLTRKSRNVKEERTLDNHVMGLTSCKDDKTNGWVIESLDQGFDRVCWKKNTGSKYKPPFCLYKRKPVLTTNEEMVYGQQYKGGAHLLATDKENLCLEASPSRKLTSQEMHSSSFSPCKWNANQMWELSVNGSLVNSYSGLCATLKKVKANVDSKGIRSWVAKGRRGEIYLSFFNLTPEKTTVSANISKLAALFFPQRKFSKASCKYREIWSKKDFGIAKEETISMSINEHGCALFVLNYNWL, from the exons ATGATGATGCTGATAATGAGAATCCTACTTTTCATGActgctcttgttcttcttcaaag GGAAGTAGCTGAAGCTTTGGCAGAGAAGCAAGAACAACAAGCTAATCTCCCTCCAAGAGGTTGGAACTCTTATGATTCCTTTTCATGGATCATCTCAGAGGAAGAGTTCTTGCAAAATGCGGAAATTGTTTCACAACGGCTACTTACTCACGGATATCAG TACGTTGTGGTGGATTACCTTTGGTATAGGAGGAAGGTACCTGGTGCCTACACTAATTCACTGGGGTTTGATGTAATCGATGAATGGGGAAGGATGATTCCTGATCCAGAAAGATGGCCTTCTTCCAAAGGTGGTAAAGGATTCAGTGAAGTTGCCAAGAAAGTTCATGCTATGGGTTTGAAGTTTGGAATTCATGTTATGAGAGGAATAAGTACACAGGCTGTAAATGCAAACACCCTAATCTTAGACACAATCAAG GGAGGTGCCTATGAGGAGTCTGGTAGAAATTGGCGGGCGACAGATATTGGTCTGAAAGAGAGGACATGCGCGTGGATGTCACAGGGTTTTATGAGTGTGGATACTAAGCTTGGAGCTGGTAGAGCTTTCTTGAGGTCCCTCTATCAGCAATATGCTGAATGGGATGTTGATTTTG TGAAAAATGACTGTGTTTTCGGCGATGATTTAAACTTAGATGAGATAAGGGTTGTTTCAGAG GTTCTAGAGGAGCTCAACCGTCCAATCTTGTATTCTCTCTCTCCTGGAACTAGTGTAACACCCACCATGGCCAAGGATGTAAGCAACCTTGTGAACATGTACCGAATCACAGGAGACGATTGGGATAAATGGGAGGACGTGGCTGCCCATTTTAACGTAACAAG AGACTTTTCTGCTGCTAAAATGGTAGGAGCTCAGGGCTTGAAAGGGAAGTCATGGCCTGACTTGGACATGCTTCCACTGGGATGGCTTACCGATCCAG GTTCAAATGAAGGTCCACACAGAATCTCTGCTCTCACCCTTGATGAGCAAAGAACACAG ATGACTTTGTGGTCTATGGCCAAGTCTCCTCTCATGTTTGGAGGAGATCTGAGGAAGCTTGATAAAACCACATATGATCTCATCACTGAACCCACCTTGCTCGAAATAAATTCGTTTAGCACAATTAACGTGCAG TATCCTTACATCACTTCAAGTAACGAGCCAGACATGGTCCTTACAAGGAAATCTAGAAATGTAAAGGAAGAGAGAACACTAGATAACCATGTTATGGGTCTCACTAGCTGCAAGGATGATAAGACAAATGGTTGGGTCATCGAATCTCTTGATCAGGGGTTTGACCGTGTTTGCTGGAAGAAAAACACAGGAAGCAAGTATAAACCACCATTTTGCTTGTACAAGAGAAAACCAGTCTTGACAAC CAATGAAGAGATGGTATACGGACAACAGTATAAAGGGGGAGCTCATTTATTAGCAACAGATAAAGAGAACTTATGCTTGGAAGCATCTCCAAGTCGGAAGCTTACTTCTCAGGAGATGCATAGTAGTTCATTTTCCCCTTGCAAATGGAATGCAAACCAG ATGTGGGAGTTAAGCGTTAACGGCTCCCTAGTAAACAGTTATTCTGGTCTATGTGCAACACTGAAGAAAGTAAAAG CGAACGTTGACTCCAAAGGAATTCGCTCTTGGGTTGCTAAAGGAAGAAGAG GAGAAATCTATCTCTCTTTTTTCAACCTAACCCCGGAAAAGACAACCGTTTCTGCAAACATATCCAAACTGGCTGCGCTATTTTTTCCTCAGAGGAAGTTTAGTAAAGCTTCATGCAAGTACAGAGAAATATGGAGTAAAAAAGACTTCGGAATAGCAAAAGAAGAAACAATCTCAATGAGCATAAATGAACATGGTTGCGCACTATTTGTCCTCAACTATAACTGGTTGTAA